Proteins from a genomic interval of Geovibrio ferrireducens:
- a CDS encoding serine hydrolase domain-containing protein yields the protein MNINSFGSGCCSLPLKVLIVFFLFAASAFADQQLDRLGEAAVKDGLTEGAVILVRQNGRVLHSGAYGTAAEGSVFDLASLTKVYAATLAVMRLTDLGLIDPSDKVGRFFPQFREGEKAGVTVEHLLRHRAGLPAWEPLYCAEKPKDYLLNMPLQYPPGSERIYSDLGFMILGMIAEQVSGMSLDEFVNEQFYKPMGLKTAGFKPADVSGVMPTLYGGFEAAMIKDGACRKRFREEVLKGAVNDGNARMVFGGAAGHAGLFSSAEDLAALTEMITDGKHIKPETVRRFMLKDEAGQGMGFAMTVQSLHAEGITNGTFGHLGFTGTSAVSVPEKGLSVIILTNRQMKGLDKKGRYPDLREFRKAVFGESVRLADKSVLK from the coding sequence ATGAATATCAACAGTTTTGGCAGCGGGTGCTGCTCTCTGCCGCTTAAGGTTTTAATCGTTTTTTTCCTGTTTGCTGCCAGCGCTTTTGCGGATCAGCAGCTGGACAGGCTGGGTGAAGCGGCTGTCAAAGACGGGCTCACGGAAGGCGCAGTTATTCTTGTGAGGCAGAACGGGCGGGTTCTCCATTCCGGCGCGTACGGAACTGCGGCAGAGGGGAGCGTGTTTGATCTCGCGTCCCTCACTAAGGTATATGCCGCAACCCTTGCCGTTATGAGGCTCACTGACTTGGGTCTTATTGACCCTTCTGATAAAGTCGGCAGATTTTTCCCGCAGTTCAGGGAAGGGGAGAAAGCCGGAGTCACGGTGGAGCACCTTCTGCGTCACAGGGCAGGGCTGCCTGCGTGGGAACCGCTGTACTGTGCGGAGAAGCCGAAGGATTACCTGCTGAATATGCCTCTTCAATATCCGCCGGGATCAGAGAGAATCTATAGCGACCTCGGATTCATGATACTGGGGATGATAGCGGAGCAGGTAAGCGGCATGTCGCTGGATGAATTTGTTAATGAGCAGTTTTATAAACCCATGGGGCTGAAAACCGCAGGGTTTAAACCTGCTGATGTTTCAGGTGTTATGCCCACTCTGTACGGCGGTTTTGAGGCAGCAATGATTAAGGATGGCGCATGCCGGAAAAGGTTTAGGGAAGAGGTTCTGAAAGGGGCAGTGAATGACGGCAACGCGCGGATGGTTTTCGGCGGTGCTGCCGGGCATGCCGGGCTTTTCAGCAGTGCTGAGGACTTGGCGGCACTCACTGAAATGATCACTGACGGAAAACACATTAAGCCGGAAACTGTAAGGCGTTTTATGCTGAAAGATGAAGCCGGGCAGGGGATGGGCTTTGCCATGACAGTGCAGTCTCTCCATGCGGAGGGAATCACCAATGGGACATTCGGGCATCTCGGTTTTACGGGAACATCAGCCGTCAGTGTGCCTGAAAAGGGTTTGAGTGTGATCATCCTCACCAACAGGCAGATGAAGGGGCTTGATAAAAAGGGACGCTACCCGGACTTGAGGGAATTCAGAAAGGCGGTTTTTGGCGAATCGGTGCGCCTCGCGGATAAAAGTGTGTTAAAATAG
- the htpG gene encoding molecular chaperone HtpG codes for MAQETVQFKAEVSRLLDLVVNSLYSHKEIFLRELVSNASDAIDKLRYLSLTDAGMLEGDGNFRIKLICDPENNTLTVSDNGIGMTKEEAVQALGTIAHSGTKEFLNRLKSEDVKNNPELIGQFGVGFYAAFMVADKVTVITRRAGEKDAVKWESAADGTFTVEPAEKSSRGTDIILHLKEDAKEYQDEYRIRSIIKKYSDYIEYPVVMDVTEEEEKDGKTETTVKEETLNSMKAIWLKDKSEVTEEEYAEFYKHISHDFTNPLKTIHYRAEGTAEFTVLLYIPAKAPFDILYKDFKFGPALYVKKVQIMEHCEQLLPLYLRFVKGLADSSDLPLNVSREILQNNKMIDVIRKNITKKVLDTLKEMKANETDSYAVFYREFGKILKEGLHYEFTKKEEIGSLLMFRSSRTEEGKFTDLESYLADMKPDQEEIYYITGGNIAELKKSPYLESFTEKGIEVLFMTDEVDEIVIPSLGEYKGKKLRSVVKGDINLDDKAKTEEQKKQLGGLLDSIKDALKEKVKDVRLSGRLKNTVCCLVGDDNDIDPHMARMMEAMGQFIPKSKKILEINPEHVLFAEMKKLHETDAKSSVIKDYADILFNLALIVEGSAPENPSLFAGKTAELMIKGMR; via the coding sequence ATGGCGCAGGAAACTGTTCAGTTCAAGGCGGAGGTAAGCCGTCTGCTTGACCTTGTGGTAAACTCACTCTATTCCCACAAGGAAATCTTTTTGAGAGAACTGGTTTCGAACGCTTCCGATGCTATCGACAAACTTCGTTATCTTTCTCTTACGGATGCGGGCATGCTGGAAGGGGACGGAAATTTCAGAATCAAGCTGATTTGTGATCCGGAAAACAACACTCTCACAGTGTCCGACAACGGCATAGGCATGACGAAAGAAGAAGCGGTGCAGGCTCTCGGAACCATTGCCCACTCAGGCACAAAGGAATTTCTCAACAGGCTTAAGTCGGAAGATGTGAAAAACAACCCGGAACTCATAGGCCAGTTCGGCGTGGGCTTTTACGCTGCATTCATGGTGGCGGACAAGGTAACTGTGATCACCCGCAGAGCCGGGGAAAAGGATGCAGTGAAGTGGGAATCCGCCGCAGACGGTACATTCACAGTTGAACCCGCGGAAAAATCATCCAGAGGAACGGACATCATCCTTCACCTCAAGGAGGATGCCAAAGAATATCAGGACGAATACCGAATCAGAAGCATCATCAAAAAATATTCAGACTACATCGAATACCCTGTGGTGATGGATGTCACAGAAGAAGAGGAGAAGGACGGCAAAACCGAAACAACTGTTAAGGAAGAAACCCTCAACTCCATGAAGGCCATCTGGCTGAAAGACAAGTCGGAAGTGACGGAAGAGGAGTACGCCGAGTTCTACAAACACATCTCCCACGATTTCACTAATCCGCTGAAAACAATACATTACCGCGCGGAAGGCACGGCGGAGTTCACTGTTCTGCTGTATATACCCGCCAAGGCGCCGTTTGACATTCTGTACAAGGATTTCAAATTCGGCCCCGCGCTTTACGTTAAAAAAGTACAGATAATGGAGCACTGCGAGCAGCTTCTCCCGCTGTATCTGCGTTTCGTAAAAGGTCTGGCTGATTCCAGCGACCTCCCCCTTAATGTTTCAAGGGAGATTCTCCAGAACAATAAGATGATAGACGTGATAAGAAAAAACATCACCAAAAAGGTTCTGGACACCCTTAAAGAGATGAAAGCCAACGAGACGGACAGCTACGCCGTTTTCTACAGGGAGTTCGGCAAAATCCTCAAGGAAGGCCTCCACTACGAATTTACCAAAAAAGAGGAGATAGGCTCTCTTCTCATGTTCCGCTCAAGCAGAACCGAGGAAGGCAAATTCACCGACCTTGAAAGCTACCTTGCGGATATGAAGCCGGATCAGGAGGAGATTTACTACATCACAGGGGGCAATATAGCCGAACTGAAAAAATCCCCCTATCTTGAATCATTCACAGAAAAAGGCATTGAAGTTCTCTTCATGACCGACGAGGTTGACGAAATAGTCATCCCCTCCCTCGGCGAATATAAGGGCAAAAAACTCCGCTCCGTGGTCAAAGGGGACATAAACCTTGATGACAAAGCCAAAACCGAGGAACAGAAAAAGCAACTGGGCGGACTGCTTGACAGCATAAAGGATGCCCTCAAGGAAAAGGTTAAGGACGTTCGCCTCTCCGGAAGGCTGAAAAACACCGTCTGCTGCCTTGTGGGTGATGATAACGACATAGACCCGCACATGGCGCGCATGATGGAGGCTATGGGTCAGTTTATACCAAAATCCAAAAAGATTCTGGAAATAAACCCTGAACACGTCCTCTTCGCGGAGATGAAAAAACTCCACGAAACTGACGCAAAGTCATCCGTAATAAAAGACTATGCGGACATCCTCTTTAATCTTGCGCTGATTGTGGAAGGTTCCGCGCCGGAGAACCCGTCGCTTTTTGCCGGAAAAACAGCAGAACTCATGATTAAAGGAATGAGATAA
- a CDS encoding acyl-CoA thioesterase, whose product MNNPFILKKEIEIQGYDIDYGGVVSNIVYIRWMDDLRTALLKAHYPVDVMAKDGMAPVVNKTHAHYKRSSFFGDRLTAEIRMTALEKVRWEIQAVITNGDGKTVFTAVQSGAFVDLRNGRLSPVPPVLAKLWAAYQAEKL is encoded by the coding sequence ATGAATAACCCTTTCATCCTTAAAAAAGAGATAGAGATTCAGGGCTATGACATAGACTACGGCGGCGTGGTGAGCAACATTGTCTATATCCGCTGGATGGATGACCTGCGCACTGCCCTGCTTAAGGCTCATTATCCGGTTGATGTGATGGCAAAGGACGGCATGGCTCCTGTGGTAAACAAGACCCATGCCCATTATAAACGCTCCTCTTTTTTCGGTGACAGGCTGACAGCGGAAATCCGAATGACTGCCCTTGAAAAAGTGCGCTGGGAAATACAGGCGGTCATAACAAACGGAGACGGTAAAACTGTTTTCACTGCTGTTCAGTCCGGAGCGTTTGTTGACCTGAGGAATGGAAGGCTCTCACCCGTTCCGCCTGTGCTGGCTAAGCTTTGGGCTGCCTATCAGGCGGAGAAACTGTAA
- a CDS encoding 3'-5' exonuclease, with protein sequence MDEALIISTQNRLSKEYVASLEAIRFDGEIVTVTEPEHAEEVCRELGGYKELGFDTESRPSFRRGVSYPVSLVQLSTLDKAYLFQLKDTELPDGLVKIFSDPSVKKIGVGIRDDIKKLRELTPFEEKGFVDLGDIAAEKGIIQFGARALAARYLGRKIVKSAQKTNWARRDLTDKQKNYAATDAWVCLLVYPLLLNDSHDYREYPAETPEAENE encoded by the coding sequence ATGGACGAAGCACTTATAATATCTACACAAAACAGACTCAGCAAAGAGTATGTGGCTTCACTGGAAGCAATAAGATTTGACGGGGAAATTGTTACGGTTACAGAGCCTGAGCATGCTGAAGAAGTATGCAGGGAACTTGGCGGATATAAAGAACTCGGATTTGACACAGAAAGCAGACCCTCTTTCAGGCGCGGAGTGAGCTATCCGGTTTCTCTTGTTCAGCTTTCCACCCTTGACAAGGCCTATCTGTTTCAGCTTAAAGACACTGAACTGCCTGACGGGCTTGTAAAAATCTTCTCTGATCCGTCAGTGAAGAAGATAGGTGTCGGCATCCGGGACGATATAAAAAAGCTGAGGGAGCTTACCCCGTTTGAGGAAAAAGGTTTTGTTGATCTCGGTGATATAGCTGCGGAAAAAGGGATAATCCAGTTCGGGGCCCGCGCACTGGCAGCCAGATACCTTGGCCGGAAGATAGTGAAATCAGCTCAGAAGACCAACTGGGCGCGCAGAGACCTCACGGATAAGCAGAAAAACTATGCGGCTACGGATGCATGGGTGTGCCTTCTGGTCTATCCGCTTCTGCTGAATGATTCTCACGATTACAGGGAATATCCTGCGGAAACGCCGGAAGCGGAAAATGAATAA